CCGGGAAACTTGTCACGCATGTTCTTCCGCCAGAACGGCGGGGCGTCGATGTTGTGCATCCAGCGGGTCACGGTTACGGAGGTCTCGTCGTGGGTCACCTCGAACTCGGACTCGGACAGCTCCTCTTGCCCAATTGAGGAGCTGTGCACGAACTCCTCGTGGGTGAGATCCATGAGGTTGTCGAGGACCAGCTGGTAGTTGCACGGGGCATGGATGGTCTCGCCGTCTCCGGCCCACTCAGGGCTGTCCAGCTGGTGCATGTCCGGCACGAGGGACGGGTCGGCCTTTGTCGGGTCACCGAGCCACACCCACACGTAGCGGTGACGTTCCACCACCGGGAAGGATGGCACCGTGGCCGATGGGTTGAGGGTCTCCTGGGCCGGCATGGAGGTGCAGCGGCCGGCGGCATTGTAGCGCAGGCCGTGGTAGGGGCACTGGATCTCGTCGCGGCCCACAAGCTTGCCTTGGGACAGCGGGGCTAGGCGATGCCAGCAGGCGTCGGCGAGCGCGACGGCGCGGCCGTCCTGGGACCGGTACAGGGCCAGGGGCCGGCCCGCGACGGTGCGGGCAAGGATTCCCTTGGCAGTGATTTCGTGGTCCCACCCCGCCACGAACCAGGCGTTGAGCGGGGAGGGCAGAAGCTTGGCGGTGGTGGTGGTCTTCGTCGCGGAGACGGTCATGGTGCAATCCTTCGCTGGGCGGCCGGAGAGAGCAGCTACTGATAACTATCGACATAGTGTTTTAGTGACTCACAGCACACAATATCTATGTAGATAGTGAGTTGCAACTCTTTCCCGGAGCTAGGCTAAGAATGGCGATGCGCCGCAGATTTGAAAGGACCCCCGTGACCCTCCGCTCGGCACTGCTGGCCCTGCTGTCCTCGGGCCCGCTGACCGGCTACGACCTGGCCAAGCAGTTCAGCTCCTCCGTGGGCCATGTCTGGCACGCTCCCGACTCGCAGATCTACCCTGAGTTGAGGAAGATGCACGCCGAGGGCCTGCTGTCGAGCCGGCCCGTGCCGTGGGGCACCCGCGGAGCCACCAAGACCGAGTATGCCCTCACGCCTGCAGGCGAGGCGGCTCTGCGGCAGTGGCAGGCTCAGCCGTTGACCTACGTCCAGGACCGGGACCCTGCCCGGCTCAGGGCCGCCTATTTCGAGTGGGCGCCCCCGGGTGCGGCAGTTGCGCAGCTGCGGGCGCACATCGCCCACTATGAGGAGCAGCGCCGCCAAAGCCTTCAGATGATCGAGTCGCTCGAAACGCGCACCCATCCCACTCTTGCCCGGCGCCTCAACCGGTATCCCGAAGAGGAACGGGAGCAGATCGTCGGCTTCAAGATCTTTGCCTACCAAGGCCAGCTTGCCCATGCCGAACAGGAGATCGCCTGGGCGAAGCGCGGCCTGCAGCTGCTGGAGGAGCTGGAAAAATCAGGAAAACCCAATCCGGTGAGGTAGGCCTCAACCAGATCCGGCGCTCCCCGCACGCGCTCCTGACCACTCCCACCCGAACCCTTTTCATTCAGTGAAACCGGCCGCGCACGCGGGTACCGGCATGTCCGACAGTTGACTCAGGACGCAGCCATGAACAAGGGCTGCGGACAGCACAAACACGGGACAGAACGGCGCGGTACACATGGAGTCAACGATGACGGCAGGGCGGATCCTTCAAGGGATAGAGTTCGCACGCCCCGAGGGTTCGAGCCCGCTGCTGCTGGACCTCTACCTGCCCGGCGGCGCGTCCGACGGCGGCACCTTTCCCGCCGTGATCCATTTCCACGGCGGCGGATGGCGGACCGGCGGGCGTTCGTCCCTGGGGCCCACTGTGGACGGTTTCGGCCTCAGCCCCATTGAGCAGCTGATGGACGCAGGCTTTGTGGTTGCCTCCGCCGACTACCGCCTCAGCAGTGTTGCCACCTTCCCGGCCCAGCTGCTTGATGCCAAAGCTGCTGTCGGCTGGCTCAGGGCGCACGCCGCTGAATACAACCTGGACCCGCGCCGCATCTACGCATGGGGCGATTCGGCCGGCGGCCACCTCGCAAGCCTTGTGGGACTCACTGCCGGGGCAAAGGAATTCGGGGCACCGGGCAGGCACGCTGACGATGCCGTCGCGGCAGTGGCTGCCTGGTACCCGCCCACGGACCTGAACAGGATGGGCGAACAGGCCCGGCCCGACGCCGTCGCCCGCGCCGATGATCCCGGCTCCCGGGAAGCGCTGCTGATCGGTGCCCAACCCGCGGACGCTCCGGACAAAGCCGCCGCGGCGAGCCCCAGCTCTTACGTCCACACCGCCGCGCCGCCCTTCTTTCTCGCCCACGGGACGGCCGACCGCTTTGTCCCCGTGGCGCAGTCAACCGCACTCGCCGAAGCGCTGGAATGTGCCGGCGCCGCCGTCGAACTCCTCCTGCTGGAAGGCGCGGACCACATGTGGTCCCTCCCGGACAAGAGCCAGGCTGCCGCACAGCAGGCCACCGCGGCCACCATCGATTTTTTCCGCCGCCAGGCGCAAAACCACTGACCCGGAATCCGGCACCCCCGATGTGGTGCCGGACAGACCCGAAAGGCTCCACATGCAGTTCATCGGCATCAACCACCTTGGCGAATCCTGGGCAGCGGCCCTGGTGGATTCGCGCGTCGTCCCGCTCGCACCGGTTTCGGACTTCTGGGCCGACGCCGCCGGCTGGCAAGACAAGTCTGTCTCGCTGGTGTCCGCCGCGGCCGACGGCGGCACGCCGCTTGAGCGCGCCCACGTCACCGAAGTGCCGCTCGTCCCCGCCTCGGCACGGGTCATCTGTGTGGGGCTGAACTACAAGGCCCATGCAGCCGAGGGCAGTTACAAGGACCAGGAGCTTCCGCCCTACCCAACCCTGTTCGGGCGCTGGACTGCATCCTTGTCCGTGGGCAACGTCCCCGTCCCTGTCCCGGCAGGGGAGGCAGGCCTGGACTGGGAAGGCGAAGTGGCCGCCTACATAGGCCGGCGGCTGGAATCGGCGGACGAGGCAACCGCGGCCGACGCAGTCTTCGGCTATTCCACCTTCAACGACATCACCTCCCGCACCGCCCAGAAGCTCACCTCGCAGTGGACGCCGGGCAAAAACGGCGACTTCAGCGGCCCGCTCGGACCGCTGGTGACCCGCGACGAGGTGGGCGACCTGCGTGACGGCCTCCAGGTGCGTACCCGCGTCAACGGCGTGGAGGCCCAGAACGGCAACACCCGGGACATGATTTTCTCCGTTCCGGCCATCATCTCGCTGATCAGCCAGACCTTCACGCTGCACCCGGGCGACCTCATTGCCACCGGCACCCCCGAAGGCGTCGGCTATGCCCGCACCCCGCAGTGGCTGCTCCAGCCGGGCGACGTTGTCGAGGTGGAAATCGACAAGCTCGGCACCCTCACCACGCCGGTAGGCGACGTATCGCTCCGGAGCCGTGCCTGATGGCCACCTTCCACGACACCCCTGCCGGCGGGATCCCGGAGGAGGCCCGCATCCTCATCTCCGGCGGCGGCCCCAGCGGATTGTTCCTGGCCCTGGACCTCGCTTCCCACGGTATCCCCAGCACCGTCATTGAGCCCCGCACCACCGTGGACCACACCCGCCCGCGGGCCAAGACCACCAACGCCCGCACCATGACCCACCTGCACCGGCTCGGACTCGCGGACGCGCTCCGGAGGGCCTCGCCGCTCCCGGTGGACTACGCACAGGACGTCATCTTCTGCACCGCCCTCACAGGGCCCGCCGCGCATGAGCTGCGGCGCTTCCGGAACGCCTTCCAGCTGAACCCCGGCCGGTACGGTCCGCAGCCCGAATGCGGGCAGCAGGTCCCGCAGCCGGTCCTGGAAGAGGTGCTCCGCGACGCAGCGGCAGGCAATCGGCTGGTCACCTTCCTTACCGGCTGGTCAGTAACAGAGGTTTCAGGCGGGCAAGCCCCTTACGCCATCACGGTCTCCAACCCCTCGGACGAACGCCGGACCATCACCACGGATTTCGTGATCGGGGCCGACGGCGGATCCTCCGCCGTGCGGCGCAGCCTGGGGATCAGGCTGGAAGGTGGCTCCGCGGCGCTGTCCAACATCAGCATCCTCTTCCGTTCCAGCCAACTTGCCTCGGCCGTGACGCTGGACCCCGCGGTCCAGTACTGGGTGGTGGGGCAGGACGCGGCAGGGATGGTGGGCCCGATGGACCTTAAGGACACCTGGTGGGCCATTGTGCAGGGGGTGGACCCGGACAGGGAAGTGGGCCAGGAGGAGGCCGGCGCCATGGTGCGGTCCCTGGTGGGTTCGGACGTCGACATCGACGTGCTCGCCACGGACCCGTGGACCGCCCGTATGCTGCTGGCTCCCGAATACAGCCGCGGCAATATCTTCCTGGTGGGCGACGCTGCCCATCTCAACCCGCCATGGGGCGGCCACGGCTTCAACACCTGCATAGGCGACGCCGCCAACCTGGCATGGAAGCTCGCTGCCGTCATCAAGGGATGGGGCGGGCCCTCGCTTCTGGCCAGCTACGGGGACGAGCGCAGGCCGGTGGCCGCCCGCACCATCCGGGACGCTGCGGCCAACGGCAAGGCCCTGGCCTACCATTTCGCCGACCCCGGCCTCACTTCAGAAGGCGCCGCAGGTGAAGCGGCCCGGCAGGCGGCACACCGGGCGCTCGCCGTGAAGCAAAGCGAGTTCGATTCCCTGGGCCTGGTTCTCGGTTATGCCTACGCTGATTCGTCCGTGGTGGTGCCCGACGGCTCGCCCGTTCCCGCTGAGGACCCCATCCGCTATATTCCCAGCGCCAGCCCGGGCGCCCTGTTGCCCCACGTGTGGCTGGAAGATGCCACCTCGGTCTATGGCCGGCTGGGCCAGGGCTTCACCCTGCTGGTAGATGCCGGCGCGCTGGGCCGGGTGCCGGAAGCCGAGGGTTTTGCAGCGGTTCTGGAGGCTGGTGCCCGGCAGGGCATCCCGGTGACCATTGCCGCCGTCGGACCCGCAGACGACGGCACTCCGCTGTCCGAAGTGTGGGGAACGGAAGCTGTGCTGGTCCGCCCGGACCAGCATGTGGCCTGGCGCGGCAGCTCCCCCGGGGCTGCCGCCGCAGCACTGTCCATC
The window above is part of the Pseudarthrobacter sp. NS4 genome. Proteins encoded here:
- a CDS encoding aromatic ring-hydroxylating dioxygenase subunit alpha — encoded protein: MTVSATKTTTTAKLLPSPLNAWFVAGWDHEITAKGILARTVAGRPLALYRSQDGRAVALADACWHRLAPLSQGKLVGRDEIQCPYHGLRYNAAGRCTSMPAQETLNPSATVPSFPVVERHRYVWVWLGDPTKADPSLVPDMHQLDSPEWAGDGETIHAPCNYQLVLDNLMDLTHEEFVHSSSIGQEELSESEFEVTHDETSVTVTRWMHNIDAPPFWRKNMRDKFPGFEGKVDRWQIIHYYFPSTICIDVGVAEAGTGAPEGDRSRGVNGYVMNTITPETERSCHYFWAFMRNYRLESQLITTQLRDGVHGVFGEDEAMLLAQQEAIDANPDYEFYNLNIDMGGMWVRRLLERALEAEGRLAALPTA
- a CDS encoding PadR family transcriptional regulator; the encoded protein is MTLRSALLALLSSGPLTGYDLAKQFSSSVGHVWHAPDSQIYPELRKMHAEGLLSSRPVPWGTRGATKTEYALTPAGEAALRQWQAQPLTYVQDRDPARLRAAYFEWAPPGAAVAQLRAHIAHYEEQRRQSLQMIESLETRTHPTLARRLNRYPEEEREQIVGFKIFAYQGQLAHAEQEIAWAKRGLQLLEELEKSGKPNPVR
- a CDS encoding alpha/beta hydrolase, translating into MTAGRILQGIEFARPEGSSPLLLDLYLPGGASDGGTFPAVIHFHGGGWRTGGRSSLGPTVDGFGLSPIEQLMDAGFVVASADYRLSSVATFPAQLLDAKAAVGWLRAHAAEYNLDPRRIYAWGDSAGGHLASLVGLTAGAKEFGAPGRHADDAVAAVAAWYPPTDLNRMGEQARPDAVARADDPGSREALLIGAQPADAPDKAAAASPSSYVHTAAPPFFLAHGTADRFVPVAQSTALAEALECAGAAVELLLLEGADHMWSLPDKSQAAAQQATAATIDFFRRQAQNH
- a CDS encoding fumarylacetoacetate hydrolase family protein yields the protein MQFIGINHLGESWAAALVDSRVVPLAPVSDFWADAAGWQDKSVSLVSAAADGGTPLERAHVTEVPLVPASARVICVGLNYKAHAAEGSYKDQELPPYPTLFGRWTASLSVGNVPVPVPAGEAGLDWEGEVAAYIGRRLESADEATAADAVFGYSTFNDITSRTAQKLTSQWTPGKNGDFSGPLGPLVTRDEVGDLRDGLQVRTRVNGVEAQNGNTRDMIFSVPAIISLISQTFTLHPGDLIATGTPEGVGYARTPQWLLQPGDVVEVEIDKLGTLTTPVGDVSLRSRA
- a CDS encoding FAD-dependent monooxygenase produces the protein MATFHDTPAGGIPEEARILISGGGPSGLFLALDLASHGIPSTVIEPRTTVDHTRPRAKTTNARTMTHLHRLGLADALRRASPLPVDYAQDVIFCTALTGPAAHELRRFRNAFQLNPGRYGPQPECGQQVPQPVLEEVLRDAAAGNRLVTFLTGWSVTEVSGGQAPYAITVSNPSDERRTITTDFVIGADGGSSAVRRSLGIRLEGGSAALSNISILFRSSQLASAVTLDPAVQYWVVGQDAAGMVGPMDLKDTWWAIVQGVDPDREVGQEEAGAMVRSLVGSDVDIDVLATDPWTARMLLAPEYSRGNIFLVGDAAHLNPPWGGHGFNTCIGDAANLAWKLAAVIKGWGGPSLLASYGDERRPVAARTIRDAAANGKALAYHFADPGLTSEGAAGEAARQAAHRALAVKQSEFDSLGLVLGYAYADSSVVVPDGSPVPAEDPIRYIPSASPGALLPHVWLEDATSVYGRLGQGFTLLVDAGALGRVPEAEGFAAVLEAGARQGIPVTIAAVGPADDGTPLSEVWGTEAVLVRPDQHVAWRGSSPGAAAAALSIAAGWPASQQPPSQDPASQDQFRSTRVDAVIP